From the Lathyrus oleraceus cultivar Zhongwan6 chromosome 4, CAAS_Psat_ZW6_1.0, whole genome shotgun sequence genome, one window contains:
- the LOC127076644 gene encoding very-long-chain aldehyde decarbonylase CER1 isoform X2 — MASRPGILTDWPWKPLGSFKYLVLVPWVIHSSYSMMVKDKSQRDLSTFLVFPFLVWRIIHNQIWITLSRYRTAKGNNRIVDKGIEFDQVDRERDWDDQILFNGLLYYLACYTLEGASCLPIWRTDGVIIAALLHTGPVEFLYYWLHRALHHHYLYSRYHSHHHSSIVTEPITSVIHPFAEHISYFLLFAIPKLTLVFSNKASVVAMVGYVTYIDFMNNLGHCNFEVVPKWLFDIFPPLKYFMFHSLHHTQFRTNYSLFMPVYDYIYGTMDKTSDEVHELALKRKEETPNVVHLTHLTTPQSIYHLRFGFAHLASMPYTSKWYLWLMWPLTAWSMLLTWVYGRTFIVERNRFHDKLNLQIWAIPKYTVQYLLQWQKVTINKMIEDAILDADKKGIEVVSLGLMNQGEELNIYGGLYVNRHPKLNVKVVDGSSLVVATVLNSIPKGTTQVLLRGKFTKVAYAIAFSLCQQGVQVATMYEDDHVKLKKSLINSSEITNLVKTKSCTQKIWLVGDGLTEEEQMKAPKGTLFIPYSPFPPKKHRKDCSYHYTPAMLTPKSIENVHSCEDWLPRRVMSAWRIAGIVHSLEGWSEHECGYKMNNIDKVWNSALKHGFQPLNVSLKKLDRYN; from the exons ATGGCTTCAAGACCAGGAATCCTTACTGATTGGCCATGGAAACCACTTGGAAGCTTTAAG TATTTGGTACTAGTTCCTTGGGTGATTCACAGTTCATATTCAATGATGGTGAAGGATAAGAGTCAAAGGGATTTATCAACCTTTCTGGTGTTTCCATTTTTGGTATGGCGAATTATTCATAATCAAATATGGATCACTCTTTCTCGATATCGAACTGCTAAAGGAAATAATAGAATTGTCGACAAAGGAATTGAGTTTGATCAAGTTGATAGAGAAAGAGATTG GGATGACCAAATATTGTTCAATGGATTACTATATTATTTGGCATGTTACACCTTAGAAGGAGCATCATGTCTTCCAATATGGAGAACTGATGGAGTCATTATTGCAGCTTTGCTTCATACTGGACCAGTGGAGTTTCTATATTATTGGTTGCATAGAGCACTTCATCATCATTATCTTTACTCTAGATATCATTCTCATCATCATTCTTCCATTGTTACAGAACCAATAACTT CTGTCATCCATCCATTCGCCGAACACATATCCTATTTCCTTCTATTTGCAATACCCAAATTGACCCTTGTCTTCTCAAACAAAGCTTCAGTTGTGGCCATGGTTGGATATGTGACTTACATTgatttcatgaacaatttaggtcatTGCAACTTTGAGGTTGTTCCTAAATGGCTCTTTGATATCTTCCCTCCTCTCAAGTATTTCAT GTTTCACTCTTTGCACCATACTCAATTTAGAACAAACTACTCACTTTTCATGCCAGTTTATGACTACATTTATGGAACAATGGACAAGACATCAGATGAAGTGCATGAGTTGGCATTAAAAAGAAAGGAAGAGACACCAAATGTTGTCCACTTAACACATTTAACAACCCCTCAATCCATTTATCATCTAAGATTTGGGTTTGCTCACTTAGCTTCTATGCCATACACATCAAAGTGGTACCTCTGGTTGATGTGGCCTCTTACAGCTTGGTCCATGTTACTCACATGGGTCTATGGTAGAACATTCATTGTTGAAAGAAACCGTTTTCATGATAAACTTAACCTTCAAATTTGGGCAATCCCTAAGTACACTGTTCAG taCTTACTTCAATGGCAAAAAGTTACCATCAACAAAATGATTGAGGATGCAATACTAGATGCTGACAAAAAGGGCATAGAAGTTGTGAGCTTAGGTCTAATGAATCAAGGGGAAGAACTTAACATCTATGGAGGATTATATGTTAATAGACATCCAAAACTTAATGTTAAGGTTGTTGATGGTAGTAGCCTAGTTGTTGCTACTGTTCTTAATAGTATTCCAAAAGGAACAACTCAAGTATTGCTAAGAGGAAAATTCACCAAAGTTGCTTATGCTATTGCCTTCTCATTGTGCCAACAAGGAGTTCAG GTAGCTACAATGTACGAAGATGATCATGTGAAACTCAAGAAATCATTGATCAATAGCTCTGAAATTACGAATTTGGTCAAAACAAAGAGTTGCACTCAGAAG ATTTGGTTAGTGGGAGATGGATTAACTGAAGAAGAACAAATGAAAGCACCAAAAGGAACATTATTTATTCCATATTCACCATTTCCACCAAAGAAACATCGTAAAGATTGTTCATACCATTACACTCCAGCAATGCTAACTCCAAAATCTATTGAAAATGTCCATTCTTGTGAG GACTGGTTGCCAAGGAGGGTAATGAGTGCATGGCGCATAGCTGGGATAGTGCACTCATTGGAAGGATGGAGTGAACATGAATGTGGCTACAAAATGAATAACATTGACAAAGTTTGGAACTCAGCTCTTAAACATGGATTCCAGCCTCTGAATGTTTCACTCAAAAAGTTAGATCGTTATAACTAA
- the LOC127076644 gene encoding very-long-chain aldehyde decarbonylase CER1 isoform X1 gives MASRPGILTDWPWKPLGSFKYLVLVPWVIHSSYSMMVKDKSQRDLSTFLVFPFLVWRIIHNQIWITLSRYRTAKGNNRIVDKGIEFDQVDRERDWDDQILFNGLLYYLACYTLEGASCLPIWRTDGVIIAALLHTGPVEFLYYWLHRALHHHYLYSRYHSHHHSSIVTEPITSVIHPFAEHISYFLLFAIPKLTLVFSNKASVVAMVGYVTYIDFMNNLGHCNFEVVPKWLFDIFPPLKYFMYTPSFHSLHHTQFRTNYSLFMPVYDYIYGTMDKTSDEVHELALKRKEETPNVVHLTHLTTPQSIYHLRFGFAHLASMPYTSKWYLWLMWPLTAWSMLLTWVYGRTFIVERNRFHDKLNLQIWAIPKYTVQYLLQWQKVTINKMIEDAILDADKKGIEVVSLGLMNQGEELNIYGGLYVNRHPKLNVKVVDGSSLVVATVLNSIPKGTTQVLLRGKFTKVAYAIAFSLCQQGVQVATMYEDDHVKLKKSLINSSEITNLVKTKSCTQKIWLVGDGLTEEEQMKAPKGTLFIPYSPFPPKKHRKDCSYHYTPAMLTPKSIENVHSCEDWLPRRVMSAWRIAGIVHSLEGWSEHECGYKMNNIDKVWNSALKHGFQPLNVSLKKLDRYN, from the exons ATGGCTTCAAGACCAGGAATCCTTACTGATTGGCCATGGAAACCACTTGGAAGCTTTAAG TATTTGGTACTAGTTCCTTGGGTGATTCACAGTTCATATTCAATGATGGTGAAGGATAAGAGTCAAAGGGATTTATCAACCTTTCTGGTGTTTCCATTTTTGGTATGGCGAATTATTCATAATCAAATATGGATCACTCTTTCTCGATATCGAACTGCTAAAGGAAATAATAGAATTGTCGACAAAGGAATTGAGTTTGATCAAGTTGATAGAGAAAGAGATTG GGATGACCAAATATTGTTCAATGGATTACTATATTATTTGGCATGTTACACCTTAGAAGGAGCATCATGTCTTCCAATATGGAGAACTGATGGAGTCATTATTGCAGCTTTGCTTCATACTGGACCAGTGGAGTTTCTATATTATTGGTTGCATAGAGCACTTCATCATCATTATCTTTACTCTAGATATCATTCTCATCATCATTCTTCCATTGTTACAGAACCAATAACTT CTGTCATCCATCCATTCGCCGAACACATATCCTATTTCCTTCTATTTGCAATACCCAAATTGACCCTTGTCTTCTCAAACAAAGCTTCAGTTGTGGCCATGGTTGGATATGTGACTTACATTgatttcatgaacaatttaggtcatTGCAACTTTGAGGTTGTTCCTAAATGGCTCTTTGATATCTTCCCTCCTCTCAAGTATTTCATGTACACTCCATC GTTTCACTCTTTGCACCATACTCAATTTAGAACAAACTACTCACTTTTCATGCCAGTTTATGACTACATTTATGGAACAATGGACAAGACATCAGATGAAGTGCATGAGTTGGCATTAAAAAGAAAGGAAGAGACACCAAATGTTGTCCACTTAACACATTTAACAACCCCTCAATCCATTTATCATCTAAGATTTGGGTTTGCTCACTTAGCTTCTATGCCATACACATCAAAGTGGTACCTCTGGTTGATGTGGCCTCTTACAGCTTGGTCCATGTTACTCACATGGGTCTATGGTAGAACATTCATTGTTGAAAGAAACCGTTTTCATGATAAACTTAACCTTCAAATTTGGGCAATCCCTAAGTACACTGTTCAG taCTTACTTCAATGGCAAAAAGTTACCATCAACAAAATGATTGAGGATGCAATACTAGATGCTGACAAAAAGGGCATAGAAGTTGTGAGCTTAGGTCTAATGAATCAAGGGGAAGAACTTAACATCTATGGAGGATTATATGTTAATAGACATCCAAAACTTAATGTTAAGGTTGTTGATGGTAGTAGCCTAGTTGTTGCTACTGTTCTTAATAGTATTCCAAAAGGAACAACTCAAGTATTGCTAAGAGGAAAATTCACCAAAGTTGCTTATGCTATTGCCTTCTCATTGTGCCAACAAGGAGTTCAG GTAGCTACAATGTACGAAGATGATCATGTGAAACTCAAGAAATCATTGATCAATAGCTCTGAAATTACGAATTTGGTCAAAACAAAGAGTTGCACTCAGAAG ATTTGGTTAGTGGGAGATGGATTAACTGAAGAAGAACAAATGAAAGCACCAAAAGGAACATTATTTATTCCATATTCACCATTTCCACCAAAGAAACATCGTAAAGATTGTTCATACCATTACACTCCAGCAATGCTAACTCCAAAATCTATTGAAAATGTCCATTCTTGTGAG GACTGGTTGCCAAGGAGGGTAATGAGTGCATGGCGCATAGCTGGGATAGTGCACTCATTGGAAGGATGGAGTGAACATGAATGTGGCTACAAAATGAATAACATTGACAAAGTTTGGAACTCAGCTCTTAAACATGGATTCCAGCCTCTGAATGTTTCACTCAAAAAGTTAGATCGTTATAACTAA